One Rissa tridactyla isolate bRisTri1 chromosome 1, bRisTri1.patW.cur.20221130, whole genome shotgun sequence DNA segment encodes these proteins:
- the SNRPF gene encoding small nuclear ribonucleoprotein F — protein sequence MSLPLNPKPFLNGLTGKPVMVKLKWGMEYKGYLVSVDGYMNMQLANTEEYIDGALSGHLGEVLIRCNNVLYIRGVEEEEEDGEMRE from the exons atg AGCCTGCCCCTCAACCCCAAGCCCTTCCTGAACGGGCTGACGGGGAAGCCGGTGATGGTGAAGCTGAAGTGGGGGATGGAGTACAAGGGCTACCTCGTCTCCGTCGACGGCTACATGAATATGCAG CTGGCAAACACAGAGGAGTATATAGACGGCGCGTTGTCTGGACACCTGGGTGAAGTTTTGATAAG gTGCAATAATGTTTTGTACATCAGAGGtgtggaagaagaggaagaagatggagAAATGAGAGAATAG